One Rhinopithecus roxellana isolate Shanxi Qingling chromosome 7, ASM756505v1, whole genome shotgun sequence DNA segment encodes these proteins:
- the LOC115898771 gene encoding centromere protein V-like protein 1 — translation MGRVRNRATAQPRRRKRPADPPAGCAAIAVTGASRAQCPRVQVGVGSHAAAKRWLDRWRLKRRCRRVRKAGPRDRLPSAPSPDPPGPAPSPKELDLGAQRERWETFRKLRGLSCEGAAKVLLDTFEYLGLVHHTGGCHCGAVRFAVWAPADLRVVDCSCRLCRKKQHRHFLVPASRFTLLQGADSIVTYRSDTHPALHSFCSRCGVQSFHAAVSGPRVYGVAPHCLDEGTVRSVVIEEVGGGDPGEEAAEEPKAIHKTSSQSAPACPREQEQ, via the coding sequence ATGGGCAGAGTGAGGAACCGGGCCACCGCTCAGCCGCGGAGGCGAAAGAGGCCCGCGGATCCTCCCGCCGGCTGCGCGGCCATCGCGGTCACGGGCGCCAGCCGCGCGCAGTGCCCCCGGGTCCAAGTCGGGGTCGGGAGCCACGCGGCGGCCAAGAGGTGGTTGGATAGGTGGCGACTGAAGCGCCGCTGTCGGCGGGTCCGGAAGGCGGGCCCCAGAGACCGGCTGCCCTCCGCGCCATCCCCGGATCCGCCGGGACCCGCCCCGTCCCCCAAGGAGCTGGACCTGGGCGCACAGCGGGAGCGCTGGGAGACGTTCAGGAAGCTGCGGGGCCTCAGCTGCGAGGGCGCCGCCAAGGTCCTGCTGGACACCTTCGAGTACCTGGGCCTCGTGCATCACACCGGGGGCTGCCACTGCGGCGCGGTCCGCTTTGCGGTCTGGGCCCCGGCAGATCTGCGCGTGGTGGATTGCagctgcaggctgtgcaggaagaaGCAGCACCGCCACTTCCTCGTCCCGGCCTCGCGCTTCACGCTGCTCCAGGGCGCGGACAGCATCGTCACCTATCGGTCCGACACGCACCCGGCGCTGCACAGCTTCTGCAGCAGGTGCGGGGTGCAGAGTTTCCACGCAGCTGTCTCTGGTCCCCGCGTGTACGGCGTCGCCCCGCACTGCCTGGACGAGGGCACCGTGCGCAGCGTGGTCATCGAGGAGGTCGGCGGTGGCGACCCGGGGGAGGAGGCCGCCGAGGAGCCCAAGGCCATCCACAAGACGTCCTCCCAGTCAGCCCCTGCCTGTCCCCGCGAACAGGAGCAGTGA